From Streptomyces sp. NBC_01754, a single genomic window includes:
- a CDS encoding AfsR/SARP family transcriptional regulator → MTPRTPSAAKPRVVLATLLVQCNNVVSTHTLIDELWSSGPPRTAATTLQVYVSQLRKALLEEAGPDPEQPLVTRPPGYAIRVADDELDLTVFERLRALGRTAYENGAWEESSVLLERALGLWTGSALSGIPQGPSLETSAIRLDELRSEVLEQRITADLKLGRHQELIGELMALAHEHPLREALHGRLMVALYRSGRQSEALQAYHGARHALKEELGVEPGPGLNRLLERILASDPSLAWQEQPPPVGEVGAGRQRAVPPAPGPAVWLPPAVAGFAGRGEELAAGAAVLAAEPSPAGRVLAVSGRAGTGKTALAVQLAHRSAALFPDGRILLPFRDASGRALTREAAMRVLLRRLGSPADTASPAEDLPEALHDAVRGRGLLVIMDDVASEAQVRPLLSALSRSTVILTSVQRLPALEGTDHLLLDVLSAPDAEAMLRTSGGPATAGDPGAVAEIARLCGGLPLALRVAAAGLAARPHWTASRLAERLRDERTRLSALTLGDLDVRAALLAPYRRLGPELGHAFRMLASAPRAGFGLRSVAALLDVEVPRAERYAEELVRRQLLEVRPPGDGAGPVRYGFPPLVRSLALEVLADEDARAVGEAVERLGRDLLAGARRADALLAPGRDRSAARADPVAEAGRGVPPEEGDAPLRWFQEEAGGLLESVRRAHAAGQRQLCCALAAASAGYYEACALWDDWLTSHRLALDAARRAHDPHAEAVVLSSLGDLAWQRRHAARALDHYRRARRLFSRCEDRAGAARCLTGEADVLLGQGRPVQARRGYEAALAGGRAEDDARGCAEALRGLALVALYEGREKVALERLTGSAAEAVRLGDLRLQEYARRTAEGILAARHRGSGTPLEVRPGVWLIRQPVLAGAGAS, encoded by the coding sequence ATGACGCCGCGTACGCCGTCGGCCGCCAAGCCGCGCGTGGTGCTGGCGACCCTTCTGGTGCAGTGCAACAACGTGGTCTCGACCCACACCCTGATCGACGAACTGTGGAGTTCCGGGCCACCGCGCACCGCGGCGACCACCCTCCAGGTGTACGTCTCGCAGTTGCGCAAGGCTCTCCTGGAGGAGGCCGGGCCCGACCCGGAACAGCCGCTGGTCACCCGTCCGCCCGGCTACGCGATCCGGGTGGCCGACGACGAACTGGACCTCACGGTCTTCGAGCGGCTGCGTGCCCTGGGCCGTACCGCGTACGAGAACGGGGCCTGGGAGGAGAGCTCCGTGCTGCTGGAACGGGCGCTGGGTCTGTGGACCGGATCGGCGCTGTCCGGCATCCCGCAGGGACCGTCGCTGGAGACCAGCGCGATACGCCTCGACGAACTGCGCAGCGAGGTCCTGGAGCAGCGGATCACCGCCGATCTGAAGCTGGGCAGGCACCAGGAGCTGATCGGTGAACTCATGGCGCTCGCCCACGAACACCCCCTGCGCGAGGCGCTGCACGGCCGGCTGATGGTGGCCCTCTACCGGTCGGGACGGCAGTCGGAGGCGCTACAGGCCTACCACGGCGCCCGCCACGCGCTGAAGGAGGAGCTGGGGGTGGAACCGGGTCCCGGGCTCAACCGGCTGCTGGAGCGGATCCTCGCCTCGGATCCGTCCCTCGCCTGGCAGGAGCAGCCCCCGCCCGTGGGTGAGGTGGGCGCGGGCCGGCAGCGGGCGGTGCCCCCCGCGCCCGGGCCCGCGGTCTGGCTGCCGCCCGCGGTGGCCGGCTTCGCCGGACGCGGGGAGGAACTCGCCGCCGGTGCCGCGGTGCTGGCCGCCGAGCCGTCGCCGGCCGGACGGGTCCTGGCCGTCTCCGGCCGGGCGGGTACCGGGAAGACCGCGCTGGCCGTGCAGCTCGCCCACCGGTCCGCCGCGCTGTTCCCGGACGGCCGGATCCTGCTGCCGTTCCGGGACGCCTCGGGCCGTGCGCTGACCCGGGAGGCGGCGATGCGAGTACTTCTGCGCAGGCTGGGGTCGCCGGCGGACACGGCGTCCCCGGCCGAGGACCTGCCGGAGGCGCTCCACGACGCGGTACGAGGCCGAGGACTCCTGGTGATCATGGACGATGTGGCGTCCGAGGCCCAGGTGCGGCCCCTGCTGTCCGCGCTGTCCCGGAGCACCGTGATCCTCACGAGCGTACAGAGACTGCCCGCCCTGGAAGGTACGGACCACCTCCTCCTCGACGTACTGAGCGCGCCCGACGCCGAAGCGATGCTGCGTACGTCCGGCGGTCCGGCGACGGCCGGGGACCCCGGCGCGGTGGCCGAGATCGCGCGGCTCTGCGGCGGTCTGCCGCTGGCCCTCCGGGTGGCCGCGGCCGGACTGGCGGCGCGGCCTCACTGGACGGCGTCGAGGCTGGCGGAACGGCTGCGTGACGAGCGGACCAGGCTCTCCGCGCTGACGCTGGGCGACCTGGATGTGCGCGCCGCCCTGCTGGCGCCCTACCGCAGGCTGGGTCCCGAGCTGGGGCACGCCTTCCGGATGCTGGCCTCCGCGCCGCGTGCCGGTTTCGGCCTCCGGAGCGTGGCCGCGCTGCTCGACGTGGAGGTGCCGCGGGCGGAACGGTACGCGGAGGAGCTGGTCCGCAGGCAGCTGCTGGAGGTCCGGCCGCCCGGGGACGGGGCCGGCCCCGTCCGGTACGGCTTCCCCCCACTGGTGCGGTCGCTGGCGCTGGAGGTGCTGGCCGACGAGGACGCCCGTGCGGTGGGTGAAGCGGTCGAACGCCTCGGCCGGGACCTACTGGCCGGGGCCCGGCGGGCGGACGCGCTCCTCGCGCCCGGGCGTGACCGGTCGGCGGCCCGCGCCGATCCGGTCGCGGAAGCCGGGCGCGGCGTACCGCCGGAGGAAGGGGACGCCCCGCTGCGGTGGTTCCAGGAGGAGGCCGGGGGTCTGCTGGAGTCCGTCCGGCGGGCCCACGCGGCCGGACAGCGACAGCTGTGCTGCGCCCTCGCGGCGGCCTCGGCGGGCTACTACGAGGCATGCGCCCTGTGGGACGACTGGCTAACGAGCCACCGGCTGGCACTGGACGCGGCACGGCGGGCCCACGATCCGCACGCGGAGGCGGTGGTGCTGAGCTCGCTGGGCGACCTGGCCTGGCAGCGCCGGCACGCCGCGCGGGCCCTGGACCACTACCGGCGCGCCCGGCGGCTCTTCAGCCGCTGCGAGGACCGGGCCGGGGCGGCGCGTTGCCTGACCGGCGAGGCGGATGTCCTCCTGGGGCAGGGCAGGCCCGTCCAGGCCCGGCGGGGGTACGAGGCGGCACTGGCCGGCGGCCGCGCCGAGGACGACGCCCGGGGCTGTGCCGAGGCGCTGCGCGGGCTGGCCCTCGTCGCGTTGTACGAGGGCCGGGAGAAGGTGGCGCTGGAACGGCTCACCGGGAGCGCGGCCGAGGCGGTGCGGCTCGGCGACCTGCGCCTCCAGGAGTACGCGCGCCGCACGGCCGAGGGGATCCTGGCCGCGCGGCACCGAGGGAGCGGTACACCGCTGGAGGTCCGTCCGGGCGTGTGGCTGATCCGGCAGCCGGTCCTGGCCGGGGCCGGGGCGTCCTGA
- a CDS encoding AfsA-related hotdog domain-containing protein yields the protein MPRVGTDVPPPVTTDRRPPPVFAPHHLVHRPETPEAFLLGSTAPVRQSFAFSCELPARHPLFSDSAAPYHDLLLPVESLREAALFVAQRYFRVPPKRHAVFASGTARITAVPPWRIADAGRSQVGLNLDVTPTDVVNGVPRGLECRASVSIDGAPCGEAGARLVFLMPGVYMNHRAAGRRESELTAGTSPGAPGGDAPAPVRVGRRSARNVLIRLSPGRDTGEVPGGNADAEEHPGLTFAVDTGAAAGVLPGQAGQVPPALLMEASRQTALFAAGELYGFRPGPALLTGWEAVFRGFAEPDLPLFCTVAPVGTDSRPARDAAGRAVAGLQLSFTQGRRVVAEISASVLQHI from the coding sequence GTGCCCCGCGTCGGAACCGACGTCCCTCCCCCCGTCACCACGGACCGACGTCCGCCGCCGGTCTTCGCGCCCCACCACCTGGTGCACCGCCCGGAGACACCCGAGGCGTTTCTGCTGGGCTCGACCGCCCCGGTACGCCAGAGCTTCGCCTTCTCCTGTGAACTGCCCGCCCGACACCCGTTGTTCTCGGACTCCGCGGCCCCGTACCACGATCTTCTCCTCCCGGTGGAATCGCTGCGCGAGGCGGCGCTCTTCGTCGCACAGCGATACTTCCGGGTCCCGCCCAAGCGGCACGCGGTCTTCGCGTCCGGGACCGCCCGGATCACCGCGGTTCCGCCCTGGCGGATCGCCGACGCCGGGCGCTCGCAGGTCGGCCTGAACCTCGACGTGACCCCGACCGACGTGGTCAACGGGGTTCCGCGGGGCCTGGAGTGCCGGGCCTCGGTGAGTATCGACGGCGCGCCGTGCGGTGAGGCGGGGGCACGGCTCGTCTTCCTGATGCCCGGTGTCTACATGAACCACCGCGCGGCCGGGCGGCGGGAGAGCGAACTGACCGCCGGCACGTCCCCGGGCGCCCCCGGCGGCGATGCACCCGCCCCCGTGCGGGTCGGTCGGCGCTCGGCGCGGAACGTCCTGATCCGCCTGTCCCCCGGCCGCGACACCGGCGAGGTGCCCGGCGGGAACGCCGACGCGGAGGAGCACCCGGGTCTGACGTTCGCCGTGGACACCGGCGCGGCCGCCGGAGTCCTTCCCGGGCAGGCGGGCCAGGTGCCCCCGGCGCTGCTCATGGAGGCGTCCAGGCAGACGGCGCTGTTCGCCGCGGGCGAGCTGTACGGTTTCCGGCCCGGTCCCGCCCTGCTCACCGGCTGGGAGGCGGTCTTCCGCGGCTTCGCGGAACCGGACCTGCCCCTGTTCTGCACGGTGGCGCCCGTCGGCACGGACAGCCGTCCGGCGCGCGACGCGGCGGGCCGCGCGGTCGCCGGACTCCAGCTCTCGTTCACCCAGGGCCGCCGCGTCGTCGCGGAGATCTCCGCGTCGGTCCTCCAGCACATCTGA
- the fdxA gene encoding ferredoxin — MTYVIAQPCVDLKDKACVDECPVDCIYEGPRKMYIHPDECVDCGACEPVCPVEAVFYEDAVPTEWSGYATADREVFVRLGSPSGAAAHGMLPLDHAMVAAEPVREAS, encoded by the coding sequence ATGACCTACGTGATCGCCCAGCCCTGCGTGGACCTCAAGGACAAGGCCTGCGTCGACGAATGCCCCGTCGACTGCATCTACGAGGGTCCCCGCAAGATGTACATCCACCCGGACGAGTGCGTCGACTGCGGCGCCTGCGAGCCGGTCTGCCCCGTCGAGGCGGTCTTCTACGAGGACGCCGTGCCCACCGAGTGGTCCGGCTACGCCACGGCGGACCGTGAGGTCTTCGTCCGGCTCGGTTCCCCGTCCGGCGCCGCCGCCCACGGCATGCTGCCGCTGGACCACGCGATGGTCGCCGCGGAGCCGGTGCGCGAGGCGAGCTGA
- a CDS encoding 2-oxoacid:ferredoxin oxidoreductase subunit beta, whose amino-acid sequence MPDTGELLQLVPKAEGKQTMKDFKSDQEVRWCPGCGDYAVLAAVQGFMPELGLAKENITFVSGIGCSSRFPYYMNTYGMHSIHGRAPSIATGLATSRRDLSVWVVTGDGDALSIGGNHLIHALRRNVNLKILLFNNRIYGLTKGQYSPTSELGKITKSTPMGSLDAPFNPLSLALGAEATFVARTVDSDRKHLTGVLRAAADHPGTALVEIYQNCNIFNDGAFDVLKDKEKAQEAVIRLEHGLPILFGPDHTKGVVRDPLTGDLDTVTVTDDNRPHVLVHDAHNPSPTTAFALSRLADPDTLHHTPIGVLRSVNRPVYDTLMSDQLDTAVEQHGKGDLAQLLAGNDTWTVEYA is encoded by the coding sequence ATGCCTGACACCGGCGAACTCCTCCAACTCGTCCCCAAGGCCGAGGGCAAACAGACCATGAAGGACTTCAAATCCGACCAGGAAGTCCGCTGGTGCCCCGGCTGCGGCGACTACGCCGTCCTCGCCGCCGTCCAGGGCTTCATGCCCGAACTCGGACTCGCCAAGGAGAACATCACCTTCGTCTCCGGCATCGGCTGCTCCTCCCGCTTCCCGTACTACATGAACACCTACGGGATGCACTCCATCCACGGCCGCGCCCCCTCCATCGCCACCGGACTCGCCACCTCCCGCCGCGACCTGTCCGTCTGGGTCGTCACCGGAGACGGCGACGCCCTGTCCATCGGCGGCAACCACCTCATCCACGCCCTCCGCCGCAACGTCAACCTCAAGATCCTCCTCTTCAACAACCGCATCTACGGCCTCACCAAAGGCCAGTACAGCCCCACCTCCGAACTCGGCAAAATCACCAAATCCACCCCCATGGGCTCCCTCGACGCCCCCTTCAACCCCCTCTCCCTCGCACTCGGCGCCGAAGCCACCTTCGTCGCCCGCACCGTCGACTCCGACCGCAAACACCTCACCGGCGTCCTGCGCGCCGCAGCCGACCACCCCGGAACCGCACTCGTCGAGATCTACCAGAACTGCAACATCTTCAACGACGGCGCCTTCGACGTCCTCAAGGACAAGGAAAAAGCCCAGGAAGCGGTCATCCGCCTCGAACACGGCCTGCCCATCCTCTTCGGACCCGACCACACCAAGGGAGTCGTACGCGACCCCCTCACCGGAGACCTCGACACCGTCACCGTGACCGACGACAACCGCCCCCACGTCCTCGTCCACGACGCCCACAACCCCAGCCCCACCACCGCCTTCGCCCTCTCCCGCCTCGCCGACCCCGACACCCTCCACCACACCCCCATCGGCGTCCTGCGCAGCGTCAACCGCCCCGTCTACGACACCCTCATGTCCGACCAGCTCGACACCGCCGTCGAACAACACGGCAAGGGCGACCTGGCACAACTGCTGGCAGGCAACGACACCTGGACCGTGGAGTACGCATGA
- a CDS encoding 2-oxoacid:acceptor oxidoreductase subunit alpha: MQSAGRNGRGRPVAVRTAEVRRLDRVIIRFAGDSGDGMQLTGDRFASQTASFGNDLSTLPNFPAEIRAPAGTLPGVSSFQLHFADHDILTPGDAPNVLVAMNPAALKANVADVPRGAEIIVNTDEFTKRPMAKVGYETSPLEDGSLDAYHVHPVPLTTLTIEALKEFGLSRKEAERSKNMFALGLLSWMYNRPTETTETFLRAKFAKKPRIAEANIAAFRAGWNFGETTEDFAVSYEVAPATEAFPAGTYRSISGNLALSYGLIAAGTQADLPLFLGSYPITPASDILHELSRHKNFGVRTFQAEDEIAAIGAALGASFGGSLAVTSTSGPGVALKSETIGLAVSLELPLLVVAIQRGGPSTGLPTKTEQADLLQAMYGRNGEAPVPVVAPKTPADCFDAAMDAARIALTYRTPVFLLSDGYLANGSEPWRIPEVDTLPDLRTRFATGPNHELADGTEVFWPYKRDPETLARPWAVPGTPGLEHRIGGIEKQDGTGNISYDPANHDFMVRTRQAKIDGITVPDLEVDDPTHAHTLVLGWGSTYGPITAAVRRLRAAGETIAQAHLRHLNPFPHNLGDVLAHYRHVVVPEMNLGQLATLLRARYLTDIQSYNQVNGMPFKAEQLATALKETLDA; the protein is encoded by the coding sequence ATGCAGTCAGCAGGTCGTAACGGAAGGGGCCGGCCCGTGGCCGTTCGCACAGCAGAGGTCCGCAGACTTGACCGGGTGATCATCCGTTTCGCCGGGGACTCGGGCGACGGTATGCAGCTCACGGGTGACCGCTTCGCGTCGCAGACGGCGTCGTTCGGCAACGACCTGTCGACGCTGCCGAACTTCCCGGCCGAGATCAGGGCGCCCGCCGGGACACTGCCGGGCGTGTCGTCGTTCCAGCTGCACTTCGCGGACCACGACATCCTGACGCCGGGCGACGCGCCGAACGTACTGGTCGCGATGAATCCCGCCGCGCTGAAGGCCAATGTCGCCGACGTCCCGCGCGGGGCCGAGATCATCGTGAACACCGACGAGTTCACCAAACGCCCCATGGCGAAGGTCGGTTACGAGACGTCTCCGCTGGAAGACGGCTCCCTGGACGCCTACCACGTGCATCCGGTGCCGTTGACGACCTTGACCATCGAAGCGCTCAAGGAGTTCGGGCTCTCCCGCAAAGAGGCCGAACGCTCGAAAAACATGTTCGCGCTGGGGCTGCTCTCCTGGATGTACAACCGTCCGACCGAGACCACCGAGACGTTCCTGCGGGCCAAGTTCGCGAAAAAGCCCCGGATCGCGGAGGCGAACATCGCCGCCTTCCGGGCGGGCTGGAATTTCGGTGAGACGACGGAGGACTTCGCGGTCTCCTACGAGGTGGCCCCCGCGACCGAGGCGTTCCCGGCCGGCACCTACCGCAGCATCTCCGGGAACCTGGCCCTGTCCTACGGGCTGATCGCCGCGGGTACACAGGCGGACCTGCCGCTCTTCCTGGGCTCGTACCCGATCACCCCGGCCTCCGACATCCTCCACGAGCTCAGCCGGCACAAGAACTTCGGTGTGCGGACCTTCCAGGCCGAGGACGAGATCGCCGCGATCGGGGCGGCGCTCGGGGCCTCGTTCGGCGGCTCGCTCGCGGTGACCAGCACGTCCGGTCCCGGAGTGGCGCTGAAGTCGGAGACGATCGGCCTGGCGGTCTCCCTGGAGCTGCCGCTGCTGGTCGTCGCCATTCAGCGCGGGGGCCCGTCCACGGGCCTGCCGACCAAGACCGAGCAGGCCGACCTCCTCCAGGCGATGTACGGCCGCAACGGCGAGGCCCCGGTCCCGGTCGTCGCGCCGAAGACCCCGGCGGACTGCTTCGACGCGGCGATGGACGCGGCCCGCATCGCCCTCACCTACCGCACCCCGGTCTTCCTGCTCTCCGACGGCTACCTGGCGAACGGCTCGGAGCCCTGGCGTATCCCGGAGGTGGACACCCTCCCGGATCTGCGGACGCGGTTCGCGACCGGCCCCAACCACGAACTGGCCGACGGCACCGAGGTGTTCTGGCCCTACAAACGCGACCCCGAAACACTCGCCCGCCCCTGGGCCGTCCCCGGCACCCCCGGCCTCGAACACCGCATCGGCGGCATCGAGAAACAGGACGGCACCGGCAACATCTCCTACGACCCCGCCAACCACGACTTCATGGTCCGCACCCGCCAGGCCAAGATCGACGGCATCACCGTCCCCGACCTCGAAGTCGACGACCCCACCCACGCCCACACCCTCGTCCTGGGCTGGGGCTCCACCTACGGACCCATCACAGCCGCCGTACGCCGCCTACGCGCCGCCGGCGAAACCATCGCCCAAGCCCACCTGCGCCACCTCAACCCCTTCCCCCACAACCTCGGCGACGTACTCGCCCACTACCGACACGTCGTCGTCCCCGAGATGAACCTCGGCCAGCTCGCCACCCTCCTGCGCGCCCGATACCTGACCGACATCCAGAGCTACAACCAGGTCAACGGCATGCCCTTCAAGGCCGAACAACTCGCCACCGCCCTCAAGGAGACCCTCGATGCCTGA
- a CDS encoding NADH oxidase has protein sequence MPCADDDGPMVHLWSLDDDVVVEPGEDEDELVITGRWGTARIGHPGPIVREALRRMELGPVMLANAGPARTDSDVADVYLVMLPTLSKLSGMVVRTLGLADLKGPLLSVFPVCSNASFALVRMPVGQPVRLPSGVSLTLEKTGFALESADSPHRVVLHRPEAAWVVAMLAWPVTPEAASAALPLPPEVTEGIIGYLAAAGMAAPVGGRPEPGGGARQAADP, from the coding sequence ATGCCATGTGCCGACGATGACGGCCCCATGGTCCATCTGTGGTCGCTGGACGACGACGTGGTGGTCGAGCCGGGCGAGGACGAGGACGAACTGGTGATCACCGGACGCTGGGGGACCGCCCGCATCGGACATCCCGGACCCATCGTCCGTGAAGCCCTCCGGCGGATGGAGCTCGGCCCCGTGATGCTGGCCAACGCCGGCCCCGCACGCACCGATTCCGACGTGGCCGACGTCTATCTGGTCATGCTGCCGACGCTGAGCAAGCTGTCCGGCATGGTGGTGCGCACCCTGGGCCTGGCCGACCTCAAGGGGCCTCTGCTCTCGGTGTTCCCGGTGTGCTCGAACGCCTCGTTCGCTCTGGTGCGGATGCCCGTGGGGCAGCCGGTACGGCTCCCGAGCGGGGTGTCACTGACGCTGGAGAAGACCGGGTTCGCACTGGAGTCGGCCGACTCCCCGCACCGGGTGGTCCTCCACCGGCCCGAGGCGGCCTGGGTGGTGGCGATGCTGGCCTGGCCGGTCACCCCCGAAGCGGCCTCGGCCGCACTGCCGCTGCCGCCCGAGGTGACGGAGGGCATCATCGGCTATCTGGCCGCCGCGGGAATGGCGGCCCCGGTCGGCGGCCGTCCCGAACCGGGCGGTGGTGCACGGCAGGCGGCCGACCCGTAG
- a CDS encoding response regulator transcription factor: MNMVRGALVALLNLEDDFEVVSELERGDEILGAALEVRPDIAIIDIDLPGLDGLSAAALLRKRLPACRTLILTSLGRPGTLRRALSAQVSGYLLKDAPPGDLASAVRRVNSGQRVIDPQLALDAWGGAESPLTERETEVLRLAADGSEAAEIASQLHLSTGTVRNYLTTIVSKLNARNRVDALRIARDAGWLM, from the coding sequence ATGAACATGGTCCGCGGCGCGCTCGTCGCGCTGCTGAACCTGGAGGACGACTTCGAGGTCGTCTCCGAACTCGAGCGCGGGGACGAGATCCTCGGCGCGGCGCTCGAGGTACGGCCGGACATCGCGATCATCGACATCGACCTGCCGGGCCTGGACGGGCTCAGCGCGGCGGCGCTGCTGCGCAAACGGCTCCCCGCGTGCCGGACCCTGATCCTCACCAGCCTGGGCCGCCCCGGCACACTGCGCCGGGCCCTGTCGGCGCAGGTCTCCGGCTATCTGCTCAAGGACGCTCCCCCCGGAGACCTCGCCTCGGCCGTGCGGCGGGTGAACTCCGGCCAGCGGGTCATCGACCCGCAGCTCGCGCTGGACGCCTGGGGCGGGGCGGAGAGCCCTCTCACCGAGCGGGAGACCGAGGTGCTGCGGCTGGCCGCCGACGGTTCGGAGGCGGCGGAGATCGCGTCCCAACTGCATCTGTCGACCGGGACCGTGCGCAACTACCTGACCACGATCGTGTCGAAGCTGAACGCACGCAACCGGGTCGACGCCCTGCGGATCGCCCGGGACGCGGGCTGGCTGATGTGA
- a CDS encoding sensor histidine kinase: MSDLHDRALGPAEGGAGAGGNGPDGVPGRSRDLPAPRLARAILLAALLSYLAITVINILSTELGPLATATAFAGLASIFALQLGHSRAGANRAPLGRRSLTLGAQCLLTYLPLVTFHAQWGAMAGFLAGSLLLLLPPRVAWPLYALVGLSMLLPPVLEGRPLVDSVYLCQTTLLTGVVVYGLSRLAELIRILHETRDELARMAVSKERLRFARDLHDLLGYSLSAITLKSELIHRLITVHPARATTEIEDVLAISREALADVRTVASGYRDMSLRDELASARSVLNAAAVEVRADVRLGTVSRPVDTVLAAVLREAVTNLLRHSKAEHCDITAVQERGRVRLSITNDGADPDYHDPSPDSGTGLGNLSLRLASVDGRLVSERGSDGTFRLAVEAPAQHDGIVSETH; the protein is encoded by the coding sequence ATGTCAGACCTCCACGACCGTGCCCTCGGTCCTGCCGAGGGCGGGGCCGGAGCAGGCGGGAACGGCCCGGACGGAGTGCCCGGGCGGAGCCGGGACCTGCCCGCTCCCCGGCTGGCGCGGGCCATCCTGCTCGCCGCGTTACTGAGCTACCTCGCCATCACCGTCATCAACATCCTCAGCACCGAACTGGGTCCGCTCGCCACGGCGACCGCCTTCGCGGGACTGGCGTCGATCTTCGCCCTTCAGCTCGGCCACTCGCGTGCGGGGGCCAACCGGGCCCCGCTGGGCCGCAGGTCGCTCACGCTGGGGGCCCAGTGCCTGCTCACCTATCTCCCCCTGGTGACGTTCCACGCCCAGTGGGGGGCCATGGCCGGCTTTCTGGCCGGTTCGCTCCTCCTGCTGCTGCCGCCCAGGGTGGCGTGGCCGCTGTACGCGCTGGTGGGACTGAGCATGCTCCTGCCGCCCGTGCTGGAGGGGCGGCCTCTGGTCGACAGCGTCTACCTCTGCCAGACCACCCTGTTGACCGGGGTCGTCGTCTACGGGCTGTCGCGTCTGGCGGAACTGATCCGGATCCTGCACGAGACCCGTGACGAGCTCGCCCGGATGGCCGTGAGCAAGGAACGGCTGCGCTTCGCGCGGGACCTGCACGACCTGCTCGGCTACAGCCTCTCCGCCATCACGCTGAAGAGCGAGCTGATCCACCGGCTGATCACCGTCCACCCGGCACGGGCCACGACGGAGATCGAGGACGTGCTCGCCATTTCCCGGGAGGCCCTGGCCGATGTGCGCACCGTCGCGAGCGGATACCGCGACATGTCCCTGCGGGACGAACTGGCCTCAGCGCGCTCGGTGTTGAACGCGGCCGCCGTCGAGGTGCGGGCCGATGTCAGGCTCGGGACCGTGAGCCGGCCGGTCGACACCGTGCTCGCGGCGGTCCTGCGCGAGGCGGTCACCAATCTCCTGCGTCACAGCAAGGCCGAGCACTGCGACATCACCGCCGTCCAGGAACGCGGCCGGGTCAGGCTGTCCATCACGAACGACGGCGCCGACCCGGACTACCACGACCCGTCGCCGGACAGCGGCACCGGTCTCGGCAACCTCTCGCTGCGGCTCGCCTCGGTGGACGGCCGCCTGGTCTCGGAACGCGGTTCCGACGGCACCTTCCGGCTGGCCGTCGAGGCTCCCGCCCAGCACGACGGGATCGTGTCCGAAACCCACTGA